The Neorhodopirellula lusitana genome contains a region encoding:
- the gdhA gene encoding NADP-specific glutamate dehydrogenase — protein sequence MKVTAPPWIEPCSELECFMRGLERRNPGQTEFHQAVREFAESVMPYVLENPKYEKAQILERMTEPDRVIIFRVTWEDDEGNVRVNRAWRVQFNNSIGPYKGGLRFHPEVTLDTLKFLGFEQTFKNSLTGLPMGGAKGGANFNPKGKSDREVMRFCQSLMTELNRHIGEDTDVPAGDIGVGSREISFLFGQYKRLQNRFVGALTGKGIAFGGSLIRTEATGYGCVYFCENMLNHVGDSVQGKTCVVSGSGNVATYAVEKATQLGAKAVAMSDSSGFIHDPDGIDAEKLAFIQELKQVKRGRISEYVVQFPHATYHSGERPWTIPCDLAFPCATQNELNLSEANVLMRNGVKAVSEGANMPTELDAVHAFLQAKVMFAPAKAANAGGVAVSGLEQSQNSLRMAWSREEVDKRLQGIMHDIHSKCVQHGVENGFVNYVKGANLAGFIKVADAMCAYGIV from the coding sequence ATGAAAGTGACGGCCCCACCCTGGATCGAACCCTGTTCCGAACTTGAGTGTTTCATGCGGGGATTGGAACGACGGAACCCCGGGCAAACCGAGTTTCATCAAGCGGTTCGTGAGTTCGCTGAATCCGTCATGCCCTACGTTCTCGAGAACCCAAAGTACGAGAAGGCACAGATTTTAGAACGGATGACCGAGCCCGATCGAGTGATCATCTTTCGAGTCACTTGGGAAGACGATGAAGGGAATGTTCGGGTGAACCGTGCTTGGCGAGTTCAGTTCAACAACTCGATTGGTCCGTACAAGGGAGGGCTTCGTTTCCATCCGGAGGTGACCCTCGACACGCTGAAGTTCTTAGGTTTCGAGCAAACCTTTAAGAATAGTTTGACTGGTTTACCCATGGGCGGCGCCAAAGGCGGCGCGAACTTCAATCCGAAGGGAAAAAGCGATCGTGAAGTGATGCGTTTTTGTCAGTCATTAATGACTGAATTGAATCGACATATCGGTGAGGACACGGATGTGCCCGCTGGCGACATTGGGGTGGGTAGCCGGGAAATTAGCTTTCTGTTCGGCCAGTACAAGCGGCTTCAAAATCGCTTCGTTGGTGCGTTGACAGGCAAGGGGATTGCGTTTGGCGGCAGTCTGATCCGCACCGAGGCGACCGGGTACGGATGTGTCTATTTTTGTGAAAACATGCTCAACCATGTTGGTGATAGCGTTCAAGGTAAAACGTGCGTTGTGTCTGGATCGGGCAATGTGGCGACCTATGCGGTTGAGAAGGCAACGCAACTGGGAGCGAAGGCTGTTGCGATGTCGGATTCGTCTGGCTTCATTCACGATCCGGACGGAATCGACGCCGAGAAACTTGCTTTTATCCAGGAACTGAAACAAGTAAAACGCGGACGGATTTCGGAGTACGTTGTTCAGTTCCCCCACGCCACGTACCATTCCGGCGAGCGACCGTGGACCATTCCGTGTGATCTCGCGTTCCCGTGTGCGACTCAAAACGAACTGAATCTATCGGAGGCGAACGTGTTGATGCGAAACGGCGTCAAAGCGGTTTCGGAAGGCGCGAACATGCCCACCGAGCTGGACGCTGTCCATGCGTTCTTGCAAGCGAAAGTGATGTTTGCACCAGCAAAAGCTGCCAACGCGGGCGGAGTTGCGGTTTCCGGATTAGAACAAAGCCAAAACTCGCTTCGGATGGCTTGGTCCCGAGAAGAAGTCGACAAGCGGTTGCAAGGAATCATGCATGACATTCACAGTAAGTGTGTCCAGCACGGTGTCGAGAATGGTTTCGTTAACTACGTCAAGGGAGCAAACCTGGCCGGCTTCATTAAAGTGGCTGACGCCATGTGCGCGTACGGAATCGTTTAG